The Methanophagales archaeon genome includes a region encoding these proteins:
- a CDS encoding ATP-binding cassette domain-containing protein has translation YMRAVKMRGVTSPLMEFLGSIGIATVIAYGGYQVIKGVSTPGNFFSFIAAVMMLYRPIKGLSNVHNTVQQGVAAAIRVFEVLDTYSEHKKTEGIRLPRFSQSIIYEDVWFKYDQEQSWVLKNINLTIKKGEKVALVGPSGAGKTTIVHLLPRFYELKKGKIIIDGYDAQKVSLDSLRAQIAIVSQEMVLFNDTIRSNIYYGRLDASEEEIIAAAKAAYAYDFIQKLPEGFDTIIGERGVRLSGGEQQRICIARAILKNAPILILDEATSFLDTESEMIVQKAMENLLKERTALIIAHRLSTIRKADKIVVVSDGQIVEQGTHEELLDKAGLYQRLYEIQFKGKERTDLEGTVPGCV, from the coding sequence GGTATATGCGGGCAGTTAAGATGCGAGGTGTTACTTCTCCTCTCATGGAATTTTTGGGAAGTATTGGCATTGCCACGGTAATTGCCTATGGAGGTTATCAGGTGATAAAAGGTGTCTCTACTCCAGGCAATTTTTTCTCTTTTATTGCCGCGGTGATGATGCTTTACCGGCCTATAAAGGGTTTAAGTAATGTTCATAATACTGTTCAGCAAGGTGTAGCTGCTGCTATTCGTGTATTTGAGGTTTTAGATACTTACTCAGAACACAAAAAAACAGAGGGTATTAGATTACCTAGGTTTTCCCAATCAATCATTTATGAAGATGTTTGGTTTAAATATGACCAAGAACAAAGTTGGGTATTAAAAAATATTAATTTAACCATTAAAAAAGGAGAGAAAGTGGCCTTAGTTGGTCCTAGTGGCGCAGGGAAAACCACCATTGTCCATCTTCTTCCCAGGTTTTATGAGCTTAAAAAAGGCAAGATTATTATAGACGGTTATGATGCCCAAAAAGTTAGTCTAGATTCTCTGCGGGCACAAATTGCCATTGTCAGTCAAGAAATGGTGCTTTTTAACGACACTATCAGGAGCAACATTTATTATGGACGTTTGGATGCCAGTGAAGAAGAGATTATAGCAGCCGCTAAGGCAGCCTATGCTTATGATTTTATTCAAAAACTTCCAGAGGGATTTGACACTATCATCGGTGAACGCGGGGTAAGACTCTCTGGGGGCGAACAACAACGAATTTGTATTGCTAGAGCTATTTTAAAAAATGCCCCTATCTTAATCCTAGATGAAGCTACTTCCTTTTTAGATACAGAGTCAGAAATGATAGTACAAAAAGCCATGGAGAATCTATTAAAGGAACGCACAGCCTTAATTATTGCCCATCGCCTTTCTACCATCAGAAAAGCAGATAAGATTGTAGTAGTAAGCGATGGCCAGATTGTGGAACAAGGAACTCATGAGGAACTTTTAGATAAAGCGGGGCTTTATCAAAGATTATATGAAATTCAATTCAAAGGAAAAGAAAGGACAGATTTAGAGGGTACCGTCCCAGGCTGTGTGTAA
- a CDS encoding IS256 family transposase, producing the protein MQTKENLSQTVKDVKVEIIKDVFKKQNTANAEELLDAIEEGVRKFVRTTLEVYAKDEFLRYIGARPYERTNRRKDYRNGSLHKTILTPFGLIEDVNIPRGRKGGFVPKVIERFKAFKTKIAKIVVEMFTLGISTRKIKKITKIIAGNGISKTEASRLNKTIKGEITAWLNRPIKKKFSFLFIDGVFLKIRRKIISREAILCAVGMTESGEKEFLGFLPGGRESREAWEDFLTHLVRRGLDPRAVKLIISEGCPGMIRAIKTIFPYSDHQHCLFHKMSNLRAKCPRSEWPLIKAKIHKIYFALNERDARENARAFIKEYKDIFPRLVDCIKKDLDSCIAYMKHPFRRWKHIRTTNIIERGFKEVKRRVKVMETFPTEESCIRILYSLLRLQNENWEGKPIASF; encoded by the coding sequence ATGCAAACTAAAGAAAATTTATCACAGACAGTTAAGGATGTAAAGGTAGAGATAATAAAAGATGTGTTTAAAAAACAAAATACTGCTAATGCAGAGGAACTTTTAGATGCAATAGAGGAAGGTGTGAGAAAATTTGTAAGAACCACGCTAGAAGTCTACGCTAAAGATGAATTTTTAAGGTACATAGGTGCTAGACCTTATGAACGCACTAATAGAAGAAAAGATTATAGGAATGGGAGTCTACATAAGACCATCTTAACCCCATTTGGACTTATAGAGGATGTAAATATCCCTAGGGGCAGAAAAGGGGGATTTGTCCCTAAGGTAATTGAGCGTTTTAAGGCATTTAAGACAAAAATAGCTAAAATAGTTGTAGAGATGTTTACCTTGGGCATTTCTACCAGGAAAATAAAGAAAATAACAAAAATTATTGCAGGAAATGGAATATCAAAGACTGAGGCATCAAGGCTAAATAAAACGATAAAGGGGGAGATTACTGCCTGGCTTAACAGGCCTATTAAGAAAAAATTTAGCTTTCTATTTATTGATGGCGTTTTTTTAAAAATAAGAAGAAAGATTATAAGTAGAGAAGCTATTTTGTGTGCAGTAGGAATGACAGAATCAGGAGAAAAGGAATTTTTGGGTTTTTTGCCAGGAGGAAGGGAATCTAGAGAGGCATGGGAGGATTTTCTCACCCACTTAGTAAGAAGAGGACTAGACCCAAGGGCTGTTAAGCTAATCATCTCAGAGGGATGTCCTGGCATGATTAGGGCTATAAAGACCATATTCCCTTATAGTGATCACCAGCACTGCCTCTTTCACAAAATGTCTAACCTAAGGGCAAAGTGTCCAAGGAGTGAATGGCCACTTATAAAGGCAAAGATACATAAGATATACTTTGCTTTAAATGAGAGGGATGCAAGGGAAAATGCAAGGGCATTTATAAAGGAATACAAAGATATATTCCCAAGGCTTGTAGATTGTATTAAAAAGGACTTAGATAGCTGCATAGCTTATATGAAACACCCATTTAGAAGATGGAAGCATATAAGGACAACAAATATCATAGAGAGGGGTTTTAAAGAGGTAAAAAGAAGGGTAAAGGTAATGGAGACATTTCCTA